Proteins found in one Methylobacterium sp. CB376 genomic segment:
- the plsY gene encoding glycerol-3-phosphate 1-O-acyltransferase PlsY → MGVPLWPLLAALGLGYLFGAIPFGLILTRLAGLGDVRAIGSGNIGATNVLRTGRKGLAAATLVGDALKGTAAVLVAAGLFGPDAALAAGLGAFLGHLFPVWLGFKGGKGVATFIGVLLALAPLAVLGFAVIWLGLAFLLRYSSASALAASATTPLMLWAMGQNRVALLFVGLALLLWWKHAPNIRRLMAGTEGRIGQKG, encoded by the coding sequence ATGGGGGTCCCGCTCTGGCCGCTCCTCGCCGCCCTCGGGCTCGGCTACCTGTTCGGCGCGATCCCCTTCGGGCTCATCCTCACCCGCCTCGCCGGGCTCGGCGACGTGCGGGCGATCGGCTCGGGCAATATCGGCGCCACCAACGTCCTGCGCACCGGCCGCAAGGGGCTCGCCGCCGCCACGCTGGTGGGAGACGCCCTCAAGGGCACCGCCGCGGTGCTGGTCGCCGCCGGGCTGTTCGGGCCGGACGCCGCCCTGGCGGCGGGGCTCGGCGCCTTCCTCGGCCACCTCTTCCCGGTCTGGCTCGGCTTCAAGGGCGGCAAGGGCGTGGCGACCTTCATCGGCGTGCTCCTCGCGCTCGCGCCCCTGGCCGTCCTCGGCTTCGCGGTGATCTGGCTCGGCCTCGCATTCCTGCTGCGCTACTCCTCGGCCTCGGCGCTCGCGGCGAGCGCCACCACCCCGCTGATGCTCTGGGCGATGGGCCAGAACCGCGTCGCGCTCCTGTTCGTGGGGCTCGCCCTGCTGCTATGGTGGAAGCACGCCCCCAATATCCGCCGCCTCATGGCGGGCACGGAGGGGCGGATCGGGCAGAAGGGCTGA
- a CDS encoding ABC transporter permease: MLDARSIVDATRRAPLGVGRVGAMLIPNGYDVAAFLVVIGGLIATLHGVHEMRAPLAALDGEPVRLDPWLLPDYALRTTLRLFAAMAASLVFTVLVAPLAAKSRKAELVIVPALDILQSVPVLGFLSFTVAFFLGLFPGRQLGAECAAIFAVFTAQAWNMAFSFYQSLRNLPRDLTEVTRHFRLSPWQRFVRLEAPFAVPGLVWNAMMSMSGSWFFIVASEAISVGDTRITLPGIGAWLALAIDRKDLAAIAWAVAAIAAVILLYDQLVFRPIVAWADKFRFEQTAAQARPRSFVYDLLRRTRALRGIAALVGAAAALLGSVIRAAAPFRRASSLLPATRKLRLAKPLLAKPLLATLADRAWLVAVVALAASALWIAADFVRATLGLGDLVEAVALGALTLLRVVVLIAVASVIWVPIGVWIGLRPAVAEATQPLAQFLAAFPANILFPFAVVAIVATGADPNIWLSPLMVLGTQCYILFNVVAGASAFPTDLREAATLYRMRSWQWWRDAILPGIFPYYVTGALTASGGSWNASIVAEVASWGDTKLKAAGLGAYIAQATDAGDYPRVVLGVAVMSLFVVVFNRLVWRPLYAYGERRFRLA, from the coding sequence ATGCTCGATGCGCGTTCGATCGTCGATGCCACGCGCCGCGCGCCCCTCGGCGTCGGCCGCGTCGGCGCCATGCTGATTCCCAACGGCTACGATGTCGCGGCCTTCCTGGTCGTCATCGGCGGCCTGATCGCGACGCTGCACGGCGTGCACGAGATGCGCGCGCCGCTCGCCGCGCTCGACGGCGAGCCGGTGCGCCTCGATCCCTGGCTGCTGCCCGACTACGCCCTGCGCACGACCTTGCGCCTCTTCGCCGCCATGGCGGCCTCCCTCGTCTTCACCGTCCTGGTCGCCCCGCTGGCGGCCAAGAGCCGGAAGGCCGAACTCGTCATCGTTCCGGCCCTCGACATCCTGCAGTCGGTTCCGGTGCTCGGGTTCCTGAGCTTCACGGTCGCCTTCTTCCTCGGGCTGTTCCCGGGCCGGCAGCTCGGGGCGGAATGCGCGGCGATCTTCGCGGTATTCACCGCCCAGGCCTGGAACATGGCCTTCTCGTTCTACCAGTCGCTCAGGAACCTCCCGCGCGACCTTACCGAGGTCACCCGCCACTTCCGGCTCTCGCCCTGGCAGCGCTTCGTCCGCCTCGAGGCACCCTTCGCGGTGCCGGGGCTGGTCTGGAACGCGATGATGTCGATGTCGGGGAGCTGGTTCTTCATCGTCGCGTCCGAGGCGATCTCGGTGGGGGACACCAGGATCACCCTGCCGGGGATCGGGGCGTGGCTCGCCCTCGCCATCGACCGCAAGGACCTCGCCGCCATCGCCTGGGCGGTGGCCGCCATCGCGGCGGTGATCCTGCTCTACGATCAGCTGGTATTCCGGCCGATCGTCGCCTGGGCCGACAAGTTCCGCTTCGAGCAGACCGCCGCGCAGGCGCGGCCGCGCTCCTTCGTCTACGATCTCCTGCGGCGCACCCGCGCCCTGCGCGGAATCGCGGCGCTGGTCGGCGCCGCGGCGGCGCTCCTCGGCAGCGTGATCCGGGCAGCCGCGCCGTTCCGGCGCGCCTCGTCCCTTCTCCCCGCGACGCGCAAGCTTCGCCTGGCCAAGCCTCTTCTGGCCAAGCCTCTTCTGGCGACGCTCGCCGACCGGGCGTGGCTCGTCGCGGTCGTCGCGCTCGCCGCCTCCGCGCTCTGGATCGCGGCGGACTTCGTGAGGGCGACGCTCGGCCTCGGCGACCTCGTCGAGGCCGTCGCACTCGGCGCCCTGACGCTGCTGCGGGTCGTCGTGCTGATCGCCGTCGCCTCGGTCATCTGGGTCCCGATCGGGGTGTGGATCGGCCTGCGCCCGGCCGTCGCCGAGGCGACCCAGCCGCTCGCGCAGTTCCTCGCCGCCTTCCCGGCCAACATCCTGTTCCCCTTCGCGGTGGTCGCCATCGTGGCGACGGGCGCCGATCCGAACATCTGGCTCTCGCCCCTGATGGTGCTCGGGACGCAATGTTACATCCTGTTCAACGTGGTGGCGGGGGCGAGCGCGTTCCCGACCGACCTGCGCGAGGCCGCGACCCTGTACCGGATGCGCTCCTGGCAATGGTGGCGCGACGCGATCCTGCCGGGGATCTTCCCCTACTACGTGACCGGCGCGCTCACCGCCTCCGGCGGGTCGTGGAACGCCAGCATCGTGGCCGAGGTGGCGAGCTGGGGCGACACCAAGCTCAAGGCCGCCGGGCTCGGCGCCTACATCGCCCAGGCGACGGATGCGGGCGACTACCCGCGCGTCGTCCTCGGCGTGGCGGTGATGAGCCTGTTCGTCGTCGTCTTCAACCGCCTCGTCTGGCGCCCCCTCTACGCCTACGGGGAGCGCCGCTTCCGGCTCGCCTGA
- the gatB gene encoding Asp-tRNA(Asn)/Glu-tRNA(Gln) amidotransferase subunit GatB, with the protein MNAPVTPKKLIKGALGDWEVVIGMEIHAQVTSRSKLFSGASTAFGAEPNAHVSLVDAAMPGMLPVINRECVAQAVRTGLGLKAQINHRSVFDRKNYFYPDLPQGYQISQYKSPIVGEGEVLVDLPDGETIRVGIERLHLEQDAGKSLHDQHPSLSFVDLNRSGVALMEIVSKPDLRSSEEAKAYVTKLRTILRYLGTCDGDMEKGNLRADVNVSVRRPGEPFGTRCEIKNVNSIRFIGQAIETEARRQIAILEDGGWIEQETRLYDPNRNETRSMRSKEEAHDYRYFPDPDLLPLEIEQAFIDGLRTELPELPDAKKARFVAEYGLSAYDATVLVAERASADYFEAVAKGRDGKAAANWVINELFGRLNKEGHGIEGSPVSAAQLGAIIDLIADGTISGKIAKDLFEIVWGEGGDPRAIVESRGLKQVTDTGAIEAAVDQIIAANPDKVAQAKAKPTLLGWFVGQTMKATGGKANPAAVNALLKTKLGIE; encoded by the coding sequence ATGAACGCTCCCGTGACCCCCAAGAAGCTGATCAAGGGCGCCTTGGGCGACTGGGAAGTGGTGATCGGGATGGAGATCCACGCCCAGGTGACGAGCCGCTCGAAGCTGTTCTCCGGCGCCTCGACCGCCTTCGGCGCCGAGCCGAACGCGCACGTCTCGCTGGTGGACGCCGCTATGCCCGGCATGCTGCCGGTGATCAACCGGGAATGCGTGGCGCAGGCGGTGCGCACCGGCCTCGGCCTCAAGGCGCAGATCAACCACCGCTCGGTGTTCGACCGCAAGAACTACTTCTATCCTGATCTGCCCCAGGGCTACCAGATCAGCCAGTACAAGAGCCCGATCGTCGGCGAGGGCGAGGTGCTGGTGGACCTCCCCGACGGCGAGACCATCCGGGTCGGCATCGAGCGCCTGCACCTGGAGCAGGACGCCGGCAAGTCGCTGCACGACCAGCACCCCTCCCTGAGCTTCGTCGACCTCAACCGCTCGGGCGTGGCGCTGATGGAGATCGTGTCGAAGCCGGACCTGCGCTCGTCGGAGGAGGCCAAGGCCTACGTGACGAAGCTGCGCACCATCCTGCGCTACCTCGGCACCTGCGACGGCGACATGGAGAAGGGCAACCTGCGCGCCGATGTGAATGTCTCGGTGCGCCGGCCGGGCGAGCCCTTCGGCACCCGCTGCGAGATCAAGAACGTCAACTCGATCCGCTTCATCGGCCAGGCGATCGAGACCGAGGCCCGTCGCCAGATCGCGATCCTGGAGGATGGCGGCTGGATCGAGCAGGAGACCCGGCTCTACGATCCGAACCGGAACGAGACGCGCTCGATGCGCTCCAAGGAGGAGGCGCACGATTACCGCTACTTCCCGGATCCTGACCTGCTGCCCCTGGAGATCGAGCAGGCCTTCATCGACGGGCTCAGGACCGAACTGCCGGAACTGCCCGACGCCAAGAAGGCGCGCTTCGTGGCGGAGTACGGGCTCTCGGCCTACGACGCGACGGTGCTGGTCGCCGAGCGCGCCTCCGCCGATTACTTCGAGGCGGTGGCGAAGGGCCGGGACGGGAAGGCGGCGGCGAACTGGGTCATCAACGAGCTGTTCGGCCGCCTGAACAAGGAGGGCCACGGGATCGAGGGCTCGCCCGTCTCGGCCGCGCAGCTCGGGGCGATCATCGACCTCATCGCCGACGGCACCATCTCGGGCAAGATCGCCAAGGACCTGTTCGAGATCGTGTGGGGCGAGGGCGGCGACCCGCGCGCGATCGTCGAGAGCCGCGGCCTCAAGCAGGTGACCGACACCGGCGCGATCGAGGCGGCGGTCGACCAGATCATCGCGGCCAACCCCGACAAGGTGGCGCAGGCCAAGGCCAAGCCGACGCTGCTCGGCTGGTTCGTCGGTCAGACCATGAAGGCGACCGGCGGCAAGGCGAACCCGGCGGCCGTCAACGCCCTGCTGAAGACGAAGCTCGGGATCGAGTGA
- a CDS encoding outer membrane protein, giving the protein MKKILLSTAALAGLTAAASAADLPRRAAPPPVFTPVPVFTWTGFYAGFNAGYGFGTSDNNNSTLIGVNAATGLVPPGTTAVLGFRNRDNNDGFVGGGQVGYNYQFTPGAGFVIGIEADAQYADFGRERNRFSLVTNNPAVTGLAAQQVFNPNGLSGLDYFGTVRGRLGYAFDRTLVYATGGFAYGGGGGTSFGLPNRDDFQTGWTVGGGVEYALPTDSFLNFFKSNAVTLKVEGLYVNLDRGNGLNGAFAVNNAGTLITVTSPGVVLVPGSGLVRRDTEFAVVRAGLNYKFGTY; this is encoded by the coding sequence CTCCACCGCGGCCCTCGCGGGCCTGACCGCCGCCGCCTCCGCGGCCGACCTGCCGCGTCGCGCGGCGCCGCCGCCGGTCTTCACGCCGGTGCCGGTCTTCACCTGGACCGGTTTCTACGCCGGTTTCAACGCCGGGTACGGGTTCGGCACCAGCGACAACAACAACTCGACCCTGATCGGCGTGAACGCCGCGACCGGCCTCGTGCCCCCCGGCACGACCGCGGTCCTCGGCTTCCGCAACCGCGACAACAACGACGGCTTCGTCGGCGGCGGTCAGGTCGGCTACAACTACCAGTTCACGCCGGGCGCCGGCTTCGTGATCGGCATCGAGGCGGACGCCCAGTACGCCGATTTCGGCCGTGAGCGGAACCGCTTCAGCCTCGTCACCAACAACCCGGCGGTGACCGGGCTGGCCGCCCAGCAGGTCTTCAACCCGAACGGCCTGTCGGGTCTGGACTACTTCGGCACGGTGCGCGGCCGGCTCGGCTACGCCTTCGACCGCACCCTCGTCTACGCCACCGGCGGCTTCGCCTACGGCGGCGGCGGCGGCACCAGCTTCGGCCTGCCCAACCGCGACGACTTCCAGACCGGCTGGACGGTCGGCGGCGGCGTCGAGTACGCCCTGCCCACCGACTCGTTCCTGAACTTCTTCAAGTCGAACGCGGTGACCCTGAAGGTCGAAGGTCTCTACGTGAACCTCGACCGCGGCAACGGCCTCAACGGCGCCTTCGCGGTCAACAACGCCGGCACCCTGATCACCGTGACCAGCCCCGGCGTGGTGCTGGTCCCGGGCAGCGGCCTGGTGCGTCGCGACACCGAGTTCGCGGTGGTGCGCGCCGGCCTGAACTACAAGTTCGGCACCTACTGA
- the ruvX gene encoding Holliday junction resolvase RuvX, protein MNRESVAAFAESSREAGRRLLGLDLGTKTIGLALSDVGRRIASPLETIRRVKFTPDARRLAAIAAEHGVGGLVVGHPLNMDGSEGPRAQSTRAFVRNLAPILPLPVLLFDERLSTAAVTRTLLEADASRARRGKLVDKLAAAYILQGCLDVLAGLEPEEPDGVMIPPE, encoded by the coding sequence GTGAACCGGGAGAGTGTCGCGGCCTTCGCGGAATCCTCGCGGGAGGCGGGGAGGCGGCTGCTCGGCCTCGACCTCGGCACGAAGACGATCGGGCTCGCCCTCTCGGATGTGGGCCGGCGCATCGCCTCGCCGCTGGAGACGATCCGGCGGGTGAAGTTCACGCCCGATGCCCGGCGCCTGGCCGCGATCGCGGCCGAGCACGGCGTCGGCGGGCTGGTGGTCGGGCACCCCCTCAACATGGACGGCAGCGAGGGCCCCCGGGCCCAGTCGACCCGGGCCTTCGTGCGCAACCTCGCGCCGATCCTGCCGCTGCCGGTGCTGCTCTTCGACGAGCGGCTGTCGACGGCGGCGGTCACCCGCACCCTCCTGGAGGCCGACGCGTCGCGGGCGCGGCGGGGGAAGCTCGTGGACAAGCTCGCCGCCGCCTATATCCTGCAGGGCTGCCTCGACGTGCTCGCCGGGCTGGAGCCGGAGGAGCCGGACGGGGTGATGATCCCGCCGGAGTGA
- a CDS encoding ABC transporter ATP-binding protein: MDAHTPVPRPRSSDAPLVSVAGVQHHYRKGNASDLLVLDEVNVDLRAGEIVSLLGRSGSGKSTLLRIIAGLMPPSRGRALINGRPVTGPAPEVAMVFQSFALFPWLTVLQNVEVGLEAQGVAPAERRKRALAAIDLIGLDGFESAYPKELSGGMRQRVGLARALVVHPEILLMDEPFSALDVLTAETLRTDLLDLWIEARIPTRSILLVTHNIEEAVLMSDRILVFSSNPGRVVGDIRVDLPQPRNRLDPAFRALVDDIYARMTMRPPQPAGPGGHGKPEGFPGTGIGMVLPRVSTNLLAGLIEAVAGEPYRGTADLPALASTLQLEVDELFPIAETLQLLRFAELEGGDITLTPAGRRFAESAVDERKQLFAQHLIAYVPLAAHVRRVLDDRASHAAPRRRFQDELEDHMSAQYAQQTLQAVISWGRYAEAFAYHEASDTFSLEDPA; the protein is encoded by the coding sequence ATGGACGCCCACACCCCGGTTCCCCGCCCGCGCAGCTCCGACGCGCCGCTCGTCTCCGTCGCGGGCGTCCAGCACCATTACCGCAAGGGCAACGCGTCCGACCTTCTGGTTCTCGACGAAGTCAACGTCGACCTGCGGGCGGGCGAGATCGTCTCCCTGCTCGGCCGCTCGGGATCGGGCAAGTCGACCCTGCTGCGCATCATCGCCGGCTTGATGCCGCCGAGCCGGGGACGGGCGCTGATCAACGGCCGGCCGGTGACCGGTCCGGCCCCCGAAGTCGCCATGGTGTTCCAGTCCTTCGCGCTGTTTCCCTGGCTGACCGTGCTGCAGAACGTGGAGGTCGGCCTCGAGGCGCAGGGCGTGGCGCCGGCCGAGCGGCGCAAGCGCGCGCTCGCGGCGATCGACCTCATCGGCCTCGACGGGTTCGAGAGCGCCTATCCGAAGGAATTGTCCGGCGGGATGCGCCAGCGGGTCGGGCTGGCGCGCGCCCTCGTCGTCCATCCCGAGATCCTGCTGATGGACGAGCCCTTCTCGGCCCTCGACGTGCTCACGGCCGAGACCCTGCGCACCGACCTGCTCGACCTCTGGATCGAGGCCCGCATCCCGACCCGCTCGATCCTGCTCGTGACGCACAACATCGAGGAGGCCGTCCTGATGAGCGACCGCATCCTGGTCTTCTCGTCGAATCCCGGCCGGGTGGTGGGGGATATCCGGGTCGACCTCCCGCAGCCGCGCAACCGCCTCGATCCGGCCTTCCGGGCGCTGGTGGACGACATCTACGCCCGCATGACCATGCGCCCGCCCCAGCCGGCCGGGCCGGGCGGGCACGGCAAGCCCGAAGGGTTCCCGGGCACCGGCATCGGCATGGTCCTGCCGCGCGTCTCGACCAACCTGCTGGCGGGCCTGATCGAGGCGGTGGCCGGCGAGCCCTACCGGGGCACGGCCGACCTGCCGGCGCTCGCGAGCACGCTGCAACTCGAAGTCGACGAGCTCTTCCCGATCGCCGAGACCCTGCAACTGCTGCGCTTCGCCGAGCTGGAGGGCGGCGACATCACGCTGACACCGGCGGGGCGCCGCTTCGCGGAGAGCGCCGTCGACGAGCGCAAGCAGCTCTTCGCCCAGCACCTGATCGCGTACGTGCCGCTGGCCGCCCATGTCCGGCGCGTGCTCGACGACCGAGCCTCGCATGCGGCCCCGCGCCGCCGGTTCCAGGACGAGCTGGAGGATCACATGTCGGCCCAGTACGCGCAGCAGACCCTGCAGGCCGTGATCTCCTGGGGGCGCTACGCCGAGGCCTTCGCGTATCACGAGGCGAGCGACACGTTCAGCCTGGAGGATCCCGCGTGA
- the gatA gene encoding Asp-tRNA(Asn)/Glu-tRNA(Gln) amidotransferase subunit GatA — MSTIPADLTELTLAEARDGLRRKAFSAREIAQAHLDAVARARALNAYLIETPERALAMAEVADRKIAAGEARPLEGLPLGIKDLFCTHDVPTTAGSRILEGFRPHYESTVSHNLWRDGAVMLGKLNLDEFAMGSSNETSAYGPVVSPWRRRDSEAPLVPGGSSGGSAAAVAARLCLGATATDTGGSIRQPAAFTGTVGIKPTYGRCSRWGIVAFASSLDQAGPITRTVRDSAIMLASMAGHDPKDTTCVDRPVPDYEAAVSRGVKGLTIGIPKEYRVDGMPAEIERLWHQGAEWLRAAGARIVEVSLPHTRYALPAYYIVAPAEASSNLARYDGVRYGLRVPGKDIVGMYEQTRAAGFGREVKRRIMIGTYVLSAGYYDAYYVRAQKIRTLIKRDFETVYANGVDAILTPATPSAAFGLGEKQNADPVEMYLNDVFTVTVNMAGLPGIAVPAGLDGQGLPLGLQLIGRPFDEETLFAAGQVIEEAAGRIALPPRWWA; from the coding sequence GTGAGCACGATTCCGGCAGACCTGACCGAACTCACCCTGGCGGAGGCCCGCGACGGGCTGCGGCGGAAGGCGTTCTCGGCCCGCGAGATCGCGCAGGCGCATCTCGACGCGGTGGCGCGGGCCCGCGCGCTGAACGCCTACCTGATCGAGACGCCCGAGCGGGCGCTGGCCATGGCCGAGGTGGCGGACCGCAAGATCGCGGCCGGGGAGGCGCGCCCCCTCGAAGGGCTGCCGCTCGGCATCAAGGACCTGTTCTGCACCCACGACGTGCCGACGACGGCGGGATCGCGGATCCTCGAGGGCTTCCGCCCGCACTACGAATCGACGGTGAGCCACAATCTCTGGCGCGACGGCGCCGTGATGCTGGGCAAGCTCAACCTCGACGAGTTCGCCATGGGCTCCTCGAACGAGACCAGCGCCTACGGGCCGGTGGTCTCGCCCTGGCGCCGCCGGGACTCGGAGGCGCCCCTGGTGCCGGGCGGCTCCTCCGGCGGCTCGGCCGCGGCCGTGGCGGCCCGGCTCTGCCTTGGGGCCACCGCCACCGACACGGGCGGCTCGATCCGCCAGCCCGCGGCCTTCACCGGCACGGTCGGCATCAAGCCCACCTACGGGCGCTGCTCGCGCTGGGGCATCGTCGCCTTCGCCTCCTCCCTCGACCAGGCGGGGCCGATCACCCGCACGGTGCGCGACAGCGCGATCATGCTCGCCTCGATGGCGGGTCACGACCCCAAGGACACGACCTGCGTCGACCGGCCGGTGCCGGATTACGAGGCGGCGGTGTCCCGCGGGGTGAAGGGGCTCACCATCGGCATCCCCAAGGAGTACCGCGTCGACGGGATGCCCGCCGAGATCGAGCGGCTCTGGCACCAGGGCGCCGAGTGGCTGCGGGCCGCGGGGGCGCGGATCGTCGAGGTCTCGCTGCCGCACACCCGGTACGCGCTGCCGGCCTACTACATCGTGGCGCCGGCCGAGGCCTCCTCGAACCTCGCCCGCTACGACGGCGTGCGCTACGGGCTGCGCGTGCCGGGCAAGGACATCGTCGGGATGTACGAGCAGACCCGCGCGGCCGGCTTCGGCCGCGAGGTCAAGCGCCGCATCATGATCGGCACCTACGTGCTGTCGGCGGGCTACTACGACGCCTACTACGTCCGCGCCCAGAAGATCCGCACCCTGATCAAGCGCGACTTCGAGACCGTCTACGCGAACGGGGTCGACGCGATCCTGACCCCGGCGACGCCCTCGGCGGCCTTCGGCCTCGGCGAGAAGCAGAACGCCGACCCGGTCGAGATGTACCTCAACGACGTCTTCACCGTGACGGTGAACATGGCGGGGCTGCCGGGCATCGCGGTGCCGGCGGGCCTCGACGGCCAGGGCCTCCCGCTCGGCCTGCAGCTGATCGGCCGGCCCTTCGACGAGGAGACGCTGTTCGCCGCCGGGCAGGTCATCGAGGAGGCGGCCGGCCGGATCGCGCTCCCGCCGCGCTGGTGGGCCTGA
- the dprA gene encoding DNA-processing protein DprA: MQLTDAQRLDWLRLIRAEGIGPRTFRGLVNRFGGAGAALEALPDLARARRKPIRIPSRAEAEREVAAAAKLGVRFVALGEEAYPAPLRATDDAPPLIALRGEAAVLARPCIAVVGSRNASAAGMTFAERLAQAFGAAGFCVVSGLARGIDARAHAASLATGTAAVLAGGQDRIYPAEHEALAARILAQGGAIVAEMPLGWEPRGRDFPRRNRIISGLCLGTVVVEAARRSGSLITARFALEQGREVFAVPGSPLDPRAEGTNDLIRQGATLCGDPDHVLSVLMPLVAGGRPPGGAEDGERAAEPALYWDETDFFAQDPEPAAPEGLYEEAEEPPPPDDRARLLALLGPSPVAVDALGRQAGLSARSVQGLLLELELDGLVTRHGGGSVSLR, from the coding sequence TTGCAACTCACGGACGCTCAGCGCCTCGACTGGCTGCGCCTGATCCGCGCGGAGGGGATCGGGCCGCGCACCTTCCGCGGCCTCGTGAACCGCTTCGGCGGGGCGGGCGCCGCCCTGGAGGCGCTGCCGGACCTCGCCCGCGCGCGCCGGAAGCCGATCCGGATCCCCAGCCGGGCGGAGGCCGAGCGCGAGGTCGCCGCCGCCGCGAAGCTCGGCGTGCGCTTCGTCGCCCTCGGCGAGGAGGCCTACCCGGCGCCGCTGCGGGCCACCGACGACGCCCCTCCCCTCATCGCCCTTCGCGGCGAGGCCGCGGTCCTGGCCCGCCCCTGCATCGCCGTGGTCGGATCCCGCAACGCCTCGGCGGCCGGGATGACCTTCGCCGAGCGCCTCGCGCAGGCCTTCGGGGCGGCGGGCTTCTGCGTCGTCTCGGGCCTCGCCCGCGGCATCGACGCCCGCGCCCACGCGGCGTCCCTGGCGACCGGCACCGCCGCCGTGCTGGCCGGCGGCCAGGACCGCATCTACCCGGCCGAGCACGAGGCGCTCGCCGCCCGCATCCTGGCCCAGGGCGGGGCGATCGTGGCCGAGATGCCCCTCGGCTGGGAGCCGCGCGGGCGCGACTTCCCGCGCCGCAACCGCATCATCTCGGGGCTGTGCCTCGGCACGGTGGTGGTGGAGGCCGCCCGCCGCTCGGGCTCGCTCATCACCGCGCGCTTCGCCCTGGAGCAGGGCCGCGAGGTCTTCGCGGTGCCGGGCTCGCCCCTCGACCCGCGCGCGGAGGGCACCAACGACCTCATCCGCCAGGGCGCGACCCTGTGCGGCGACCCGGACCACGTCCTGTCCGTGCTGATGCCGCTGGTGGCGGGCGGGCGGCCGCCCGGCGGCGCCGAGGACGGCGAGCGCGCGGCCGAGCCCGCCCTCTACTGGGACGAGACGGATTTCTTCGCCCAGGACCCCGAGCCGGCCGCGCCCGAGGGCCTGTACGAGGAGGCGGAGGAGCCGCCTCCGCCCGACGACCGCGCCCGGCTGCTCGCCCTGCTCGGCCCCTCGCCGGTGGCGGTCGACGCGCTGGGCCGGCAGGCCGGCCTGTCGGCGCGCAGCGTCCAGGGCCTGCTGCTCGAACTCGAACTCGACGGGCTGGTCACCCGGCACGGGGGCGGGAGCGTGTCGCTGCGCTGA
- a CDS encoding metal-dependent hydrolase, giving the protein MRITWFGHSAFRLDFGESHVLIDPFFTGNPAFEGGDAARARAVEGATHILITHGHGDHVGDTLAVAAETGAKVVTNYDLCMWLGSKGLTNFDPMNTGGTTDQGGFKVTLVRADHSAGMSEAGVTVPLGLPNGVVVRAPGEPTVYHMGDTDIFGDMALIQEIYRPDVLIVPIGDRFTMGAETAALAVRKFFAPRAVIPCHYGSFPIIAASADAFVAALDGSGVQVVVPHKGTAVTIA; this is encoded by the coding sequence ATGCGCATCACCTGGTTCGGCCACTCGGCCTTCCGCCTCGATTTCGGCGAGAGCCACGTCCTGATCGATCCCTTCTTCACCGGCAACCCGGCCTTCGAGGGCGGCGACGCGGCCCGCGCCAGGGCGGTCGAGGGCGCGACCCACATCCTGATCACCCACGGCCACGGCGACCATGTCGGCGACACCCTGGCGGTGGCGGCCGAGACCGGCGCCAAGGTTGTGACCAATTACGACCTCTGCATGTGGCTCGGCTCCAAGGGCCTGACCAATTTCGACCCGATGAACACCGGCGGCACCACCGACCAGGGCGGATTCAAGGTCACGCTGGTGCGCGCCGACCACTCGGCCGGGATGAGCGAGGCGGGCGTCACCGTGCCGCTCGGCCTGCCGAACGGCGTCGTCGTGCGGGCGCCGGGCGAGCCGACGGTCTACCACATGGGCGACACCGACATCTTCGGCGACATGGCCCTGATCCAGGAGATCTACCGGCCGGACGTGCTGATCGTCCCGATCGGCGACCGCTTCACCATGGGGGCCGAGACGGCGGCCCTGGCGGTGCGCAAGTTCTTCGCGCCGCGGGCGGTGATCCCCTGCCATTACGGCTCCTTCCCGATCATCGCGGCCTCGGCCGACGCCTTCGTGGCGGCCCTCGACGGCAGCGGCGTCCAGGTCGTCGTGCCGCACAAGGGCACGGCCGTCACCATCGCCTGA
- the gatC gene encoding Asp-tRNA(Asn)/Glu-tRNA(Gln) amidotransferase subunit GatC — translation MSVDAQTVRRIAHLARIAVSDAEVPPLQDELNAILAFVEQLGAVDVSGVEPMTSVTPMAMKQRDDAVTDGGYAREIVFNAPLSEDNYFLVPKVVE, via the coding sequence ATGTCGGTCGACGCGCAGACGGTTCGGCGCATCGCGCATCTGGCGCGGATCGCGGTGAGCGACGCGGAGGTGCCGCCGCTCCAGGACGAGCTCAACGCCATCCTGGCCTTCGTCGAGCAGCTCGGCGCGGTCGACGTCTCGGGGGTCGAGCCGATGACCTCCGTCACCCCGATGGCCATGAAGCAGCGCGATGACGCCGTCACGGATGGCGGCTACGCCCGCGAGATCGTCTTCAACGCGCCGCTCTCCGAGGACAACTACTTCCTGGTCCCGAAGGTCGTCGAGTAG